GTTGAACATGCAGCCGATGTTAAATAATACCTTTGCAGCTTTTATCATCTGCTTTGCCGTGCTTAACGAACCCTGGTGGTTTTGTCCAATTTCAGCCACGACGAACGTTCGGCTCGACTCATTGCTCCAACCCAATGGCATATCGAACTACAATTGACTTCAGTAGGTATTAAAACTATTGAACACACAGGAGATTTATGTACATTTAAGCAACTTCACTCAACACAAAAAGTTTAATATCACTtcgagcatcatcatcatcaccatcatcgcaAATCAGATGAAGTAGCCATTCGCGCTGATGACACAGTAATGCTCCACCGTCCTCCCTTGCTCGTGCAGCCTGTATTCCAGCGCATTACCAGTTTCCCGTCAATACAGATAGAGACCATAAACTGTCACCACGCAGAACATGGTTGAGTTCTTAAATTCGGCCGTTGCGTAGTTATCACACTCCGTGTCCCAACGGCAGCGGGCCACACATTTGCATCCAGCGCCGAGTTGTTGCCCCAGCCACACCTGAACCACATGCTTGTAATGATGCATTTGCAGATCCTTCACTTGTAAACTTATTTCATCCGCCATCGATTTCGTCCAGCGAGATGCATCTGCCGCCGAGTATGTTTGCCCTAAAACCGTTCAAGGAtggtaagattttttttacaatttccaTCGCTCCATCATTTCCACCTACCAGTAAGAGTGTCGGTCAATACAGTGTTGATGATTTCACGTATCTTTTCCGATTTGAATGTTTCACTTAACTCGGGACGCATCTGATAACCGGCTGGCGATGGAGGCACATTTCCAGTTTGCGTTTCGTTTAGCGTCATTCTTAAAGCTTCTATTAACTTGTATGAATGTGTAAAAAGAAATTGATTTTCCAAACAGcgaagcagctgctgcagcgaaTTAGAAATACAATCCTGTcgcttggtttgtttttgtttcctagGTAACCGAACTGTAATTCGCAGACGCCGGCTGCAGCTGAGCACAGGTAGGTTTCAACTATCGCAACGAGCAGTgtgaaattgaagaaaaaaagtattaCCCTATTGTTGATTGGGACCTTAAGTTGATCTTTACTTTACATTACtttaaaatttcttttgctA
This is a stretch of genomic DNA from Anopheles merus strain MAF chromosome 2R, AmerM5.1, whole genome shotgun sequence. It encodes these proteins:
- the LOC121589585 gene encoding dynein light chain Tctex-type protein 2B, with protein sequence MTLNETQTGNVPPSPAGYQMRPELSETFKSEKIREIINTVLTDTLTGQTYSAADASRWTKSMADEISLQVKDLQMHHYKHVVQVWLGQQLGAGCKCVARCRWDTECDNYATAEFKNSTMFCVVTVYGLYLY